One Clostridiales bacterium genomic region harbors:
- the rplJ gene encoding 50S ribosomal protein L10: MPTTQKADKVTEIKDRFAGSAGVIMADYRGLSVRDMRDLRHAVRHVGGDVKVYKNRLAEIAVRELALPSMDEYLVGPTVFIFAADDPVAPAKAVMGFAKDHKALQVKGGFVQNAIVDMEAIKTIASLPSREELIAKLLGVMLNPMTNTVRILNAPVGALARALDAIAQQKAAA; this comes from the coding sequence ATGCCGACAACTCAAAAGGCGGACAAGGTCACCGAGATCAAGGATCGTTTTGCCGGCAGTGCGGGCGTGATAATGGCCGATTACCGCGGTCTGTCCGTACGCGACATGCGGGATCTGCGTCACGCGGTCCGGCACGTCGGCGGCGACGTGAAAGTCTACAAGAACCGGCTGGCTGAGATCGCGGTGCGAGAGCTCGCACTGCCGTCAATGGATGAGTACCTCGTAGGACCTACGGTGTTCATTTTCGCCGCCGATGATCCGGTGGCGCCGGCAAAGGCCGTCATGGGTTTTGCGAAGGACCACAAAGCCCTTCAGGTTAAGGGCGGGTTTGTCCAAAACGCGATTGTGGACATGGAGGCGATCAAGACTATCGCGTCGCTACCTTCGCGCGAGGAGCTCATCGCCAAGCTGCTTGGCGTCATGCTCAACCCGATGACGAACACGGTCAGAATCCTCAACGCCCCGGTCGGCGCGCTTGCCCGCGCCCTCGACGCGATAGCTCAACAG
- the rplK gene encoding 50S ribosomal protein L11: MPKKAVGFIKLQITGGQANPAPPVGPALGQHQVNIMQFCQAFNAATQDKMGTIIPVEITVYEDRSFDFITKTPPAAVLLKKAAGIESGSGQPNRTKVATVTRDQVREIAETKMPDLNANDIDAAMRIIAGTARSMGIEVAE, translated from the coding sequence ATGCCTAAGAAGGCCGTAGGATTTATCAAACTGCAGATCACCGGGGGACAGGCCAATCCGGCGCCGCCGGTCGGTCCCGCGCTCGGCCAGCACCAGGTCAACATCATGCAGTTCTGTCAGGCGTTCAACGCCGCTACGCAGGACAAGATGGGCACCATTATCCCGGTCGAGATTACGGTCTACGAGGACCGCTCATTCGATTTCATCACCAAGACTCCGCCCGCCGCGGTGCTTCTCAAGAAGGCGGCTGGAATAGAGTCCGGCTCGGGGCAACCAAACCGCACGAAAGTGGCTACAGTCACGCGCGATCAAGTCCGCGAAATCGCCGAGACCAAGATGCCTGATCTGAACGCGAACGATATCGACGCCGCCATGAGAATCATCGCTGGCACCGCTCGCTCGATGGGTATCGAAGTCGCCGAGTGA
- the rplA gene encoding 50S ribosomal protein L1, with protein sequence MKKGKKYVAAAARVDRDKLYAPLDAVRLVKEVASAGFDESVEAHFRLGVDTRQADQQVRGSVSLPHGTGKTVRVAVFAEGEKAREAEAAGAEVVGSDDLVERIQGGFLDFDATVATPDQMSKVGRLGKILGTRGLMPNPKLGTVTMDVGRVVGELKAGKVEYRADKYGIAHVSIGRVSFDEVALVENYATVLDEISRAKPSSSKGRYLKSITLASTMGPGVKVDTLRVRNLLEETPAP encoded by the coding sequence ATGAAGAAGGGCAAGAAGTACGTCGCAGCAGCAGCAAGAGTCGACCGTGACAAGCTCTACGCGCCGCTCGATGCGGTTCGTCTCGTCAAAGAGGTCGCATCCGCTGGATTCGATGAGAGCGTGGAGGCCCACTTTCGACTCGGCGTAGACACCCGTCAAGCCGACCAGCAAGTCCGCGGCAGTGTTTCGCTTCCGCACGGTACCGGCAAGACGGTGCGCGTTGCCGTATTTGCCGAAGGCGAGAAGGCTCGCGAAGCTGAGGCGGCAGGCGCGGAGGTCGTAGGCTCAGATGATCTCGTCGAGCGGATCCAGGGCGGCTTTCTCGACTTTGACGCAACAGTTGCGACGCCCGACCAGATGAGTAAGGTGGGCCGTTTGGGCAAGATTCTCGGCACGCGAGGACTCATGCCCAACCCGAAGCTTGGCACGGTGACGATGGATGTCGGCCGAGTCGTGGGTGAGCTGAAGGCTGGCAAGGTCGAGTACCGCGCTGACAAGTACGGTATCGCTCACGTGTCCATCGGAAGGGTCTCGTTCGATGAGGTGGCCCTCGTCGAGAACTACGCGACTGTGCTCGATGAGATTAGCCGGGCGAAGCCGTCGTCGTCGAAAGGCCGCTATTTGAAGTCGATCACGCTCGCGAGCACGATGGGTCCCGGTGTGAAGGTCGACACGCTTCGAGTACGCAACTTGCTCGAAGAGACACCTGCGCCGTAG